Proteins encoded by one window of Actinopolymorpha sp. NPDC004070:
- a CDS encoding ABC transporter substrate-binding protein: MSPDPATSRVDAVNRRGFLATTGAAALAFTSLTGCDLLSTDPSNGKQESGRDRGDSGAKEAPGLAKLVKAGKLPPLAQRLPKAPLTVTPVERTGRYGGDLTSAILGPAEAVQLYRIVGYDFLMRWSPQWEAGPIPNIAKSVEASPDARRFTFGLREGMRWSNGDPFTAHDIIFVQNDVFNNKELYPAGPTNAGTAQALDDHTVRFTFDEPNGLFLQEQASTMGLDYVTRPSRYLKQFHAKYNKNVAAEAKKEKFASWAEYFSAKADRWVNPDLPTVFPWRITQGVGEGTRVVLERNPYYWKVDPDGRQLPYIDRVVYSVVSDPEVLLTHVLAGDIDFQLRPTNTLTNKPVLARRREQGHYRFSRAVPSNMNTMVLCLNLTHGDRVLRDVFRTKDFRIGLSLAINRQEIIDTAYQKQGKPYQAAPRPESEFYDEEHATQYTEYDVAGANRHLDRVLPDKDDKGFRLRPDGRRLEFTVEFANGIWPEYPTVLELIRGYAAKVGVDLRIKGEDRALFDVRTGEAQKHDAAVWQGAGGWNDIYLNPYFYLPVSAGATYFGRAWWDWYLSGGKNGEEPPEPTKRQLSLFDKLKGTADAGERTSLMKQILAITREEFYTIGINLQPEEYATVNDRLRNVPDRMPNSWVYPTPGPTNPEQYFIS, encoded by the coding sequence ATGAGCCCTGATCCCGCGACCTCCCGTGTCGACGCCGTGAACCGCCGCGGCTTCCTCGCCACCACCGGCGCCGCCGCCCTGGCGTTCACCTCGCTCACCGGGTGCGACCTGCTGTCCACCGACCCCAGCAACGGCAAGCAGGAGTCCGGTCGTGACCGTGGCGACTCCGGCGCGAAGGAGGCGCCCGGCCTCGCGAAACTCGTCAAGGCGGGAAAGCTGCCCCCGTTGGCGCAACGCCTGCCGAAGGCACCGCTCACGGTCACCCCCGTGGAGCGGACCGGCCGCTACGGCGGCGACCTGACCAGCGCGATCCTCGGCCCGGCCGAGGCCGTCCAGCTCTACCGGATCGTCGGGTACGACTTCCTGATGCGCTGGAGTCCGCAGTGGGAGGCCGGTCCGATCCCGAACATCGCGAAGTCGGTCGAGGCCAGTCCGGACGCCCGGCGGTTCACGTTCGGGCTGCGGGAAGGAATGCGCTGGTCGAACGGCGACCCGTTCACCGCGCACGACATCATCTTCGTTCAGAACGACGTGTTCAACAACAAGGAGCTGTATCCGGCGGGCCCGACCAACGCCGGCACCGCGCAGGCGCTGGACGACCACACGGTCAGGTTCACCTTCGACGAACCGAACGGGCTGTTCCTGCAGGAGCAGGCGTCCACGATGGGCCTGGACTACGTCACCAGGCCGTCGCGCTACCTCAAGCAGTTCCACGCGAAGTACAACAAGAATGTCGCGGCCGAGGCGAAGAAGGAGAAGTTCGCGAGCTGGGCGGAGTACTTCTCCGCCAAGGCGGACCGGTGGGTCAACCCCGACCTGCCGACGGTGTTCCCGTGGCGGATCACCCAGGGAGTCGGTGAGGGGACGCGGGTCGTCCTCGAGCGCAACCCGTACTACTGGAAGGTGGATCCGGACGGCCGGCAGCTTCCCTACATCGACCGGGTCGTGTATTCGGTGGTCTCCGACCCGGAGGTCCTGTTGACGCACGTGCTGGCCGGGGACATCGACTTCCAGCTCCGACCCACCAACACCCTGACGAACAAGCCGGTGCTGGCTCGCCGCCGCGAGCAGGGCCACTACCGCTTCAGCCGGGCCGTGCCGTCGAACATGAACACCATGGTGCTGTGCCTGAACCTCACGCACGGAGACCGGGTGCTGCGGGACGTCTTCCGCACCAAGGACTTCCGGATCGGGCTGTCGCTGGCGATCAACCGTCAGGAGATCATCGACACCGCGTACCAGAAGCAGGGCAAGCCCTACCAGGCCGCTCCGCGTCCGGAGTCGGAGTTCTACGACGAGGAGCACGCCACGCAGTACACGGAGTACGACGTGGCAGGTGCGAACCGGCATCTGGACCGGGTGTTGCCGGACAAGGACGACAAGGGGTTCCGGTTGCGCCCGGACGGCAGGCGGCTGGAGTTCACCGTGGAGTTCGCGAACGGGATCTGGCCGGAGTATCCGACGGTCCTCGAGCTCATCCGCGGCTACGCCGCCAAGGTCGGCGTCGACCTGAGGATCAAGGGCGAGGACCGCGCGTTGTTCGACGTACGCACCGGCGAGGCGCAGAAGCACGACGCGGCGGTCTGGCAGGGCGCCGGCGGATGGAACGACATCTACCTCAACCCCTACTTCTACCTGCCGGTCAGCGCGGGTGCCACCTACTTCGGGCGCGCCTGGTGGGACTGGTACCTCAGCGGCGGCAAGAACGGCGAGGAGCCGCCGGAGCCGACGAAGCGGCAACTGAGTCTCTTCGACAAGCTGAAGGGCACCGCGGATGCCGGGGAACGCACGTCCCTGATGAAGCAGATCCTCGCCATTACTCGCGAGGAGTTCTACACCATCGGGATCAACCTCCAGCCGGAGGAGTACGCCACCGTCAACGACCGCTTGCGCAACGTCCCGGACCGGATGCCCAACTCCTGGGTGTATCCGACGCCGGGCCCGACGAACCCCGAACAGTACTTCATCAGCTGA
- a CDS encoding universal stress protein — MTSRSDADGPRIVVGFDGSDYSRLALEWAAREARTHGARMEVICAWEPVTRVAPPFFVYADEEFEPEAQTILDSAVAGLGTEGQVDVERKAVMAHPAAALIDASRGADLVVVGSRGHGGVAGTLLGSVSQRVAMHAHCPVVIVRTGG; from the coding sequence ATGACGTCTCGATCCGACGCCGACGGTCCGCGCATCGTCGTGGGCTTCGACGGCTCGGACTACTCACGGCTGGCGCTGGAGTGGGCGGCCCGCGAAGCCAGGACACACGGTGCACGCATGGAGGTCATCTGCGCGTGGGAGCCGGTGACCCGGGTGGCACCGCCGTTCTTCGTCTACGCCGACGAGGAGTTCGAGCCCGAGGCACAGACGATCCTCGACTCCGCCGTCGCCGGACTGGGCACCGAAGGTCAGGTGGACGTTGAGCGCAAGGCCGTGATGGCCCACCCGGCGGCTGCGTTGATCGACGCCTCGCGGGGCGCGGACCTCGTGGTGGTGGGATCCCGGGGCCACGGCGGCGTAGCAGGGACGCTGCTCGGATCGGTCAGCCAGCGGGTGGCCATGCACGCACACTGCCCAGTGGTGATCGTTCGAACCGGTGGTTGA
- a CDS encoding DUF1330 domain-containing protein: MTAYWISIYREILDEDKLAAYAELAGPALTEAGGTFVARGLPEKVYEAGEKTRTVVIKFDSIEAAEAAHDSPAYQKALAALDGGAVREIRLVPGTD; encoded by the coding sequence ATGACTGCGTACTGGATCAGCATCTACCGGGAGATCCTCGACGAGGACAAGCTCGCGGCCTACGCCGAGCTCGCCGGGCCGGCGCTCACCGAGGCGGGTGGCACGTTCGTCGCCCGCGGCCTCCCCGAGAAGGTCTACGAGGCCGGCGAGAAGACTCGGACCGTAGTGATCAAGTTCGACTCGATCGAGGCCGCCGAGGCCGCGCACGACAGCCCGGCGTACCAGAAGGCGCTGGCGGCGCTGGACGGCGGCGCGGTCCGCGAGATCCGGCTGGTCCCCGGGACCGACTGA
- a CDS encoding aldo/keto reductase gives MEYRNVGGLDVSQLCLGTMMFGTRVDERTSFEILDRFVEAGGTFLDTANCYQFWEGDGQGHESEELLGRWLRSRGLASGAGRDRIVVATKVGARPITGPGRGDFPENREGLSASIIREQIEVSLRRLGLDHVDLYYSHHEDRSVPLEETVGAFGEIVQAGKAKALGVSNEPAWRVERARQIATHAGLPSYTWVQQRHTYLQPRPGFHDEFMPILGEELLDYARTEPDLALVAYSPLLGGAYSGRSDRPIPLPYAHPASAGRLAVLEEVADELGATPNQVVLAWMLAGTPSILPLFSASSLAQLGESLGALQLKLSEEQLTRLGEG, from the coding sequence ATGGAGTACAGAAACGTAGGTGGACTCGACGTCAGCCAGTTGTGCCTGGGCACGATGATGTTCGGAACCAGGGTCGACGAGCGGACGTCGTTCGAGATCCTCGACCGGTTCGTGGAGGCCGGCGGCACCTTCCTCGACACGGCGAACTGCTACCAGTTCTGGGAGGGCGACGGGCAGGGCCACGAGAGCGAGGAGCTGCTCGGCCGGTGGCTGCGCAGCCGTGGTCTCGCCTCGGGCGCCGGACGGGACCGGATCGTGGTCGCCACGAAGGTGGGCGCCCGGCCGATCACCGGTCCTGGTCGCGGTGACTTCCCGGAGAACCGCGAGGGGCTGTCCGCGAGCATCATCCGGGAGCAGATCGAGGTGAGCCTGCGCCGGCTCGGGCTGGACCACGTCGATCTGTACTACTCACATCACGAGGACCGGTCCGTGCCGCTGGAGGAGACCGTCGGAGCCTTCGGCGAGATCGTCCAAGCCGGCAAGGCGAAGGCGCTCGGCGTCAGCAACGAGCCGGCCTGGCGGGTGGAGCGAGCACGCCAGATCGCCACACACGCAGGGCTCCCGTCGTACACCTGGGTCCAGCAACGCCACACCTACCTGCAGCCCAGGCCGGGTTTCCACGACGAGTTCATGCCGATCCTCGGTGAGGAACTCCTCGACTACGCGCGGACCGAGCCGGACCTGGCCCTGGTGGCCTACTCCCCGCTGCTGGGCGGCGCCTACAGCGGCCGATCCGACCGGCCGATCCCGCTGCCGTACGCCCACCCGGCGAGCGCCGGCCGCCTGGCGGTACTGGAGGAGGTAGCCGACGAACTCGGCGCGACGCCCAACCAGGTGGTGCTGGCCTGGATGCTCGCCGGTACACCGTCGATCCTGCCGCTGTTCAGTGCGAGTTCGCTCGCCCAACTGGGGGAGTCCCTCGGTGCGCTGCAGTTGAAGCTGTCCGAGGAGCAACTGACCCGGCTCGGCGAAGGCTGA
- a CDS encoding heparinase II/III family protein codes for MQQSPSSRPRRSGGSAPESLADFNDTGLLAEVLPAPGQWRPVPDVSDRDFWDAVDAPTRQAILTRADEFRTQEWPVLTARGWRDFVETGNRTRYEDRYFGRRRRTVASALAACLTDDPNWHDDVLDGVWLLLEETTWCVPAHDFSAREEGPRLPDPARPFLDLFAAETGALLAWTLHVLGSRLDERSPLVRPRIVEEVRRRILVPQRTDDTWTWFGRSGPVNNWNPWINSNVLTCSLLLDQDREDIVTTVSRVLEGLDVFVSDYPDDGGCDEGQMYWWRAGASLSECLEQLYDATGGALDGYAVPKVREMARYPHRVHIADDWYVNVGDGPARTEAADTVEPHVLHLFGRRTGDDEVVAHARYMRGEGAVTLPRLSLGRSLFALADPEWAQAPASATPAPLTLQAWWPQTQLLTARETGGQVGGLFVSVKGGHNGESHNHNDVGTVLVAVDGHPALVDAGVAQYTRQHFGPRRYEIWTMRSDYHNVPNVDGHEQRPGNEFCARDVTADLGDDRVDVRLDLAGAYPKDAGLVRFSRQVTFERGEAAHVRWHDEWELDHDPESMTLHLITSAEPELDSGAIRVPTPGRALRIEYEVRDFGTPSVERIDLDDRRLRWVWGPALWRVALRAPQPRRRGGWNLDIRAEQVG; via the coding sequence GTGCAGCAGTCGCCGTCCTCTCGACCGCGGCGTTCCGGCGGATCGGCGCCGGAGTCCCTGGCGGACTTCAACGACACCGGGCTTCTCGCCGAGGTCCTGCCGGCGCCCGGACAGTGGCGCCCCGTCCCCGACGTGTCCGACCGAGACTTCTGGGACGCGGTGGACGCGCCGACCCGCCAGGCCATCCTGACGCGGGCGGACGAGTTCCGTACGCAGGAATGGCCGGTGCTCACGGCCCGCGGATGGCGGGACTTCGTCGAGACCGGCAACCGGACGAGATACGAGGACCGCTACTTCGGCCGGCGCAGGCGTACGGTCGCCTCGGCTCTGGCGGCCTGCCTGACCGACGACCCGAACTGGCACGACGACGTGCTCGACGGCGTGTGGCTGCTGCTGGAGGAGACGACGTGGTGCGTGCCCGCACACGACTTCTCCGCGCGTGAGGAAGGTCCTCGGCTGCCCGACCCGGCGCGTCCGTTTCTGGACCTGTTCGCGGCCGAGACCGGCGCCCTGCTGGCGTGGACGCTGCACGTTCTCGGCTCGCGATTGGACGAACGGTCACCGCTGGTCCGGCCCCGCATCGTCGAGGAGGTACGCCGGCGGATCCTGGTCCCGCAGCGTACGGACGACACGTGGACGTGGTTCGGGCGTTCAGGCCCGGTGAACAACTGGAACCCGTGGATCAACTCCAACGTGCTCACCTGTTCGCTGCTCCTCGACCAGGACCGCGAGGACATCGTGACGACCGTGAGCCGGGTGCTCGAAGGGCTCGACGTCTTCGTGTCCGACTATCCCGACGACGGCGGGTGCGACGAGGGGCAGATGTACTGGTGGCGGGCCGGAGCCTCGTTGTCGGAGTGCCTGGAGCAGTTGTACGACGCCACCGGCGGCGCGCTCGACGGGTACGCCGTCCCGAAGGTGCGCGAGATGGCCCGGTACCCGCACCGCGTCCACATCGCCGACGACTGGTACGTCAACGTCGGTGACGGACCAGCGCGCACCGAGGCCGCCGACACCGTCGAGCCGCACGTGCTCCACCTGTTCGGGCGTCGTACGGGCGACGACGAGGTCGTTGCCCATGCTCGCTACATGCGTGGTGAGGGAGCGGTCACGCTGCCGCGGCTCAGCCTCGGCCGTTCGCTGTTCGCGCTGGCCGACCCCGAGTGGGCACAGGCGCCGGCGTCGGCCACTCCCGCTCCGCTGACCTTGCAGGCGTGGTGGCCGCAGACCCAGCTGCTGACCGCCCGCGAGACCGGTGGGCAGGTCGGCGGGCTGTTCGTGTCGGTGAAGGGCGGGCACAACGGCGAGAGCCACAACCACAACGACGTCGGCACCGTGCTGGTCGCGGTCGACGGGCATCCGGCGCTGGTCGACGCCGGCGTCGCGCAGTACACCCGCCAGCACTTCGGGCCGCGGCGGTACGAGATCTGGACGATGCGCAGCGACTACCACAATGTCCCGAACGTCGACGGGCACGAGCAGCGGCCCGGGAATGAGTTTTGTGCCCGTGACGTGACGGCCGACCTGGGTGACGATCGGGTCGACGTACGCCTCGACCTCGCCGGCGCCTATCCGAAGGACGCCGGGCTGGTCCGGTTCTCGCGGCAGGTGACGTTCGAACGCGGAGAGGCCGCGCACGTTCGCTGGCACGACGAGTGGGAGCTCGACCACGACCCGGAATCGATGACCCTGCACCTGATCACATCGGCCGAGCCGGAGCTGGACAGCGGAGCCATCCGGGTGCCGACGCCTGGCCGCGCATTGCGGATCGAGTACGAGGTCAGGGACTTCGGTACGCCGTCCGTGGAGCGGATCGATCTCGACGACCGGCGGCTGCGATGGGTCTGGGGACCCGCGCTGTGGCGGGTCGCGTTGCGCGCTCCCCAGCCCCGGAGGCGTGGCGGGTGGAACCTCGACATACGTGCCGAGCAGGTCGGCTGA
- a CDS encoding carbon-nitrogen hydrolase family protein, with the protein MTAERAITRLPRKVVVGTTIFGGGRAYPGLAERARELSALVDRMAVQAKESWDGNGLDLAVLPETVLTPDAELPADRSIGMDDEVIDVLRAVARRHHTYVIVPLDLRDPGPSPATPAYSNAAVLLDRYGEVAGTYRKAHPVGVRPAETLEGGIVPGRDVPVFECDFGRLGIQICWDVVYDDGWAELARRGAEIVAWPSASPATILPAAHAARHRYHIVSSTPRDNATVYEPTGMVASRITEAGSVLVHQLDLSHVLLGWSPALREGAALREKYGDRVGFHYDACEDVGLFWSNDPNLGVDEMIGTLGLEPIDAQIARNLAQRSGAVDAAPAPTRT; encoded by the coding sequence ATGACTGCCGAGCGCGCGATCACGAGACTCCCTCGCAAGGTCGTGGTCGGCACGACGATCTTCGGTGGCGGCCGGGCATACCCCGGACTGGCCGAGCGCGCACGTGAGCTCAGTGCACTCGTGGACCGGATGGCCGTTCAGGCAAAGGAGTCCTGGGACGGGAACGGCCTGGATCTCGCGGTTCTGCCGGAGACTGTGCTCACCCCGGACGCCGAGCTTCCCGCGGACCGGTCCATCGGGATGGACGACGAGGTGATCGACGTGCTGCGTGCGGTCGCGCGGCGGCACCACACGTACGTGATCGTCCCGTTGGACCTTCGCGACCCCGGCCCCTCCCCCGCGACTCCGGCGTACTCCAACGCAGCCGTGTTGCTGGACCGGTACGGCGAGGTCGCGGGCACCTACCGCAAGGCGCATCCGGTCGGCGTACGTCCCGCCGAGACGCTCGAGGGCGGCATCGTGCCGGGGCGGGACGTCCCGGTGTTCGAATGCGACTTCGGCAGGCTCGGGATCCAGATCTGCTGGGACGTGGTGTACGACGACGGCTGGGCCGAGCTTGCCCGTCGTGGTGCCGAGATCGTCGCCTGGCCGAGCGCTTCCCCGGCGACCATCCTCCCGGCCGCGCACGCCGCCCGGCATCGCTACCACATCGTGTCGAGTACGCCGCGCGACAACGCCACCGTCTACGAGCCCACGGGGATGGTGGCGAGCAGGATCACCGAGGCCGGCTCCGTGCTGGTCCATCAGCTCGACCTCAGCCACGTCCTGCTCGGCTGGTCGCCGGCGCTGCGGGAAGGTGCGGCGCTGCGGGAGAAGTACGGCGACCGGGTGGGCTTCCACTACGACGCATGCGAGGACGTCGGCCTGTTCTGGTCCAACGATCCGAACCTCGGCGTCGACGAGATGATCGGCACGCTCGGCCTGGAGCCGATCGACGCCCAGATCGCGCGTAACCTCGCCCAACGCTCCGGCGCAGTGGACGCCGCTCCTGCGCCGACGCGAACCTAG
- a CDS encoding Gfo/Idh/MocA family oxidoreductase codes for MGRPVTIGFIGCGSVMNGPYMSLARELRERGRVRTVAACDVDAERARATGERHDIPWVTTDPREVIESPDVDAVLILTSMPEHGPLALAALEAGKHVLVEKPMAVTLDEAAKLVEAAKESRGHLVCAPAVILSPTYQDMGRHIARGDIGRVHLARARYGWAGPWWGQWFYRSGGGPLFDLGVYNVTSLTGWLGPVQRVTAMAGTATPERVVDEELIKVEVEDNFQIMLDFGDATFASITTGFSMQAYRGPAIEVYGSKGTVQMMGDDWAPAGYELWQNDVGAWKIHADRDPRWPWTDGLRHLVDCIDNDVAPAITPEHAYHALEVMIRAIDAGRDGQTRTIESTFTPPTFGTGDVRQEAHLVHAPER; via the coding sequence GTGGGCCGTCCGGTCACCATCGGGTTCATCGGCTGTGGCAGCGTGATGAACGGGCCCTACATGAGCCTGGCCCGTGAACTGCGTGAACGCGGCCGCGTCCGCACGGTCGCCGCGTGTGACGTCGACGCCGAGCGCGCCCGGGCGACCGGCGAGAGGCACGACATCCCGTGGGTCACCACCGACCCGCGGGAGGTCATCGAATCCCCGGACGTCGACGCCGTACTGATCCTCACCTCGATGCCCGAACACGGGCCGCTGGCCCTGGCCGCGCTGGAGGCCGGCAAGCACGTCCTGGTCGAGAAGCCCATGGCGGTGACCCTCGACGAGGCCGCGAAGCTGGTCGAGGCCGCGAAGGAGAGTCGCGGCCACCTGGTCTGCGCGCCGGCGGTGATCCTGAGCCCCACCTACCAGGACATGGGGCGGCACATCGCCCGCGGCGACATCGGCCGGGTGCATCTCGCCCGGGCACGCTACGGATGGGCGGGGCCATGGTGGGGGCAGTGGTTCTACCGCTCCGGGGGAGGACCGCTGTTCGACCTCGGCGTCTACAACGTCACCTCGCTGACGGGGTGGCTCGGTCCGGTGCAGCGGGTGACCGCGATGGCGGGTACCGCGACGCCGGAGCGGGTGGTCGACGAGGAACTCATCAAGGTGGAGGTCGAGGACAACTTCCAGATCATGCTCGACTTCGGCGACGCGACCTTCGCGTCCATCACGACGGGGTTCTCGATGCAGGCCTACCGCGGACCCGCGATCGAGGTCTACGGCAGCAAGGGCACGGTCCAGATGATGGGCGACGACTGGGCGCCCGCGGGATACGAACTGTGGCAGAACGACGTCGGCGCGTGGAAGATCCACGCTGACCGCGACCCGCGGTGGCCCTGGACCGACGGTCTTCGGCACCTGGTCGACTGCATCGACAACGACGTCGCCCCGGCGATCACGCCCGAACACGCGTACCACGCGCTGGAGGTCATGATCAGGGCGATCGACGCCGGCCGGGACGGGCAGACGAGGACGATCGAGAGCACCTTCACCCCACCGACGTTCGGCACCGGTGACGTCCGGCAGGAGGCCCACCTGGTACACGCCCCAGAACGGTAG
- a CDS encoding ABC transporter substrate-binding protein, translated as MGDQQRHLTRRDLLRSAGGAALAATSLAGCDLLSTDPTNQPKGKAAGGKGKEAPGLATQVKAGKLPAVKDRLPARPLVLKPVQEAGTWKTFIQGIDGSSVYENIGYDPLVRWASDFSGVIPNIVTWEVDADGREYVFHLRRGMRWSDGHPFTADDIAFAFSDVLSDKDLFPVFPEWLAPGGKPARFTKVDDVTCRFSFAEPHAFFLERLASPEGNILAASPKHYLRQFHKKYNPDLNKLVKQARLTDWNQLYFGKGGDGTSGLAIWQNPDLPVLLPWVVATPLTKDRLVAKRNPYYWKTDPNGRQLPYLDEVVVEVVTSPETAVLKVSNGEYTLPSTDILTPSNKPVFARSTDKGDFRMIDQLTSDINNGVFCLNLTHKDPATRKLFQNKDFRIGLSYAVNRVELIKAVHQRQGKPYQSAPRPESDFHDEKLATQYTKYDVAEANRRLDRAGLTRRDEAGWRLRPDGRRVAFTVELPTGFDPTYPATAELVQNYWKAVGVQLRVQAQGGPLFWKRLFANEHDAVLYSAENGLRDAILDPGWFFPVGGRCYYARQWADWYATGGASGEKPPAAPLHQMKLYDTIKITMDEKERRRLFAEILRISAAEFYTIGTVLIAGRYSIVQNKVRNVPEPVPEGSLYPDPAPAGPEQFYLRA; from the coding sequence ATGGGCGACCAGCAACGACACCTCACCAGACGAGACCTGCTCCGATCGGCCGGCGGTGCTGCACTCGCGGCGACGTCGCTGGCCGGCTGCGACCTGTTGAGCACCGATCCCACCAACCAGCCCAAGGGAAAAGCCGCGGGCGGTAAGGGAAAGGAAGCTCCCGGCCTTGCCACACAGGTGAAGGCGGGCAAGCTGCCGGCTGTCAAGGACCGGTTGCCCGCACGCCCGCTCGTCCTCAAGCCGGTCCAGGAGGCCGGTACGTGGAAGACGTTCATCCAGGGGATCGACGGCTCGTCGGTGTACGAGAACATCGGCTACGACCCGTTGGTGCGCTGGGCATCTGACTTCTCCGGAGTGATCCCGAACATCGTGACGTGGGAGGTCGACGCGGACGGGCGGGAGTACGTCTTCCATCTGCGTAGGGGCATGCGGTGGTCCGACGGCCATCCGTTCACCGCCGACGACATCGCGTTCGCCTTCTCCGACGTGCTTTCCGACAAGGATCTCTTCCCGGTCTTCCCAGAGTGGCTGGCGCCCGGTGGCAAGCCCGCCCGTTTCACCAAGGTGGACGACGTCACCTGCAGGTTTTCCTTCGCTGAGCCGCACGCCTTCTTCCTCGAGCGCCTGGCGAGTCCCGAGGGCAACATCCTCGCGGCCTCGCCCAAGCACTACCTGCGGCAGTTCCACAAGAAGTACAACCCGGACCTGAACAAGCTGGTGAAGCAGGCGCGGCTCACCGACTGGAACCAGCTGTACTTCGGCAAGGGAGGTGACGGCACGTCGGGCCTGGCGATCTGGCAGAACCCCGACCTGCCCGTGCTGCTGCCGTGGGTCGTCGCGACGCCGTTGACGAAGGACCGGCTGGTCGCGAAGCGCAATCCGTACTACTGGAAGACCGATCCCAACGGCCGCCAGTTGCCCTACCTGGACGAGGTGGTCGTCGAGGTCGTCACCAGCCCGGAGACGGCGGTGCTCAAGGTGAGCAACGGGGAGTACACGCTGCCCTCTACCGACATCCTGACCCCGTCCAACAAGCCGGTCTTCGCGCGGAGCACCGACAAGGGCGACTTCCGGATGATCGACCAGCTGACCTCCGACATCAACAACGGGGTGTTCTGCCTCAACCTCACCCACAAGGACCCCGCGACCCGGAAGCTCTTCCAGAACAAGGACTTCCGCATCGGCCTGTCGTACGCCGTCAACCGTGTCGAACTGATCAAGGCGGTGCACCAGCGACAGGGCAAGCCGTACCAGTCCGCACCCCGGCCGGAGTCGGACTTCCACGACGAGAAGCTGGCCACGCAGTACACGAAGTACGACGTGGCGGAGGCGAACCGCCGTCTGGACCGTGCCGGTCTCACCCGACGGGACGAGGCCGGCTGGCGGCTGCGCCCGGACGGGCGGCGGGTCGCGTTCACGGTGGAGCTGCCGACCGGCTTCGACCCCACCTACCCGGCCACCGCCGAACTGGTGCAGAACTACTGGAAGGCCGTCGGCGTCCAGTTGCGGGTGCAGGCGCAGGGTGGGCCGCTGTTCTGGAAACGGCTCTTCGCCAACGAACACGACGCGGTTCTCTACAGTGCGGAGAACGGCCTGCGGGACGCGATTCTCGATCCGGGCTGGTTCTTCCCGGTCGGCGGACGTTGCTACTACGCCCGGCAGTGGGCCGACTGGTACGCGACCGGCGGAGCGAGTGGCGAGAAGCCGCCGGCCGCGCCGCTCCACCAGATGAAGCTGTACGACACCATCAAGATCACCATGGACGAGAAGGAACGCCGCCGGTTGTTCGCGGAGATCCTTCGCATCTCCGCGGCGGAGTTCTACACGATCGGCACGGTTCTGATCGCCGGTCGTTACTCAATCGTGCAGAACAAGGTCCGGAACGTCCCCGAGCCCGTCCCCGAAGGCTCGCTGTATCCGGATCCGGCTCCGGCCGGTCCGGAGCAGTTCTACCTCCGCGCATAG
- a CDS encoding phytanoyl-CoA dioxygenase family protein, translating into MTTPPTPVPPSVSTAGPATAPGLDRDEVRHFHERGYLGPYSALSPAEMAAIRQRIDSEVVPTPGPNPKNPLQSRHLDHRLVHDLITRPEILGRLRTLVGNDLVVWASYFFTKDPGGKEIPWHQDANYWPLEPPLNLSMWMAIDEVTTENSCVRVIPGSHRLVVPHVPARDGVAFGQEADPAYVDETAAVDMVLHPGQFFLFNERLLHQSHRNTSNARRMGLSARYTLPFVALLDQDAPPLFPGHACVVVSGEDAFGLNRTTSPPPRTA; encoded by the coding sequence ATGACCACACCCCCCACGCCCGTCCCGCCTTCGGTTTCGACGGCCGGTCCCGCGACCGCTCCGGGTCTGGACCGCGACGAGGTACGCCACTTCCACGAGCGCGGCTACCTCGGCCCCTACAGCGCACTGTCGCCGGCCGAGATGGCAGCGATCCGGCAGCGAATCGACAGCGAGGTGGTTCCGACCCCCGGCCCGAACCCGAAGAACCCGTTGCAGTCACGACACCTCGACCATCGGCTCGTCCACGACCTCATCACCCGGCCCGAGATTCTCGGCAGGCTGCGCACACTGGTCGGGAACGACCTCGTGGTGTGGGCGAGCTACTTCTTCACCAAGGACCCCGGCGGCAAGGAGATCCCCTGGCACCAGGACGCCAACTACTGGCCCCTCGAGCCGCCGCTGAACCTGTCCATGTGGATGGCGATCGACGAGGTGACCACGGAGAACTCCTGCGTCCGCGTCATTCCCGGCTCCCATCGCCTGGTCGTCCCCCACGTGCCGGCGCGCGACGGGGTGGCTTTCGGGCAGGAGGCCGATCCGGCGTACGTCGACGAGACCGCCGCGGTGGACATGGTGCTGCACCCCGGGCAGTTCTTCCTCTTCAACGAGCGCCTTCTTCACCAGTCGCACCGGAACACCTCGAACGCGCGGCGAATGGGGCTGTCGGCGCGTTACACGCTGCCGTTCGTCGCCCTGCTCGACCAGGACGCGCCTCCGCTGTTTCCCGGGCATGCCTGTGTGGTGGTCAGTGGCGAGGACGCGTTCGGCCTGAACCGCACGACGAGTCCTCCACCCCGTACGGCGTGA